A genomic stretch from Meriones unguiculatus strain TT.TT164.6M chromosome 15, Bangor_MerUng_6.1, whole genome shotgun sequence includes:
- the Mogat1 gene encoding LOW QUALITY PROTEIN: 2-acylglycerol O-acyltransferase 1 (The sequence of the model RefSeq protein was modified relative to this genomic sequence to represent the inferred CDS: inserted 2 bases in 2 codons; deleted 2 bases in 2 codons; substituted 1 base at 1 genomic stop codon): MASYTLCLTHYGPVSVSQKSLDHVLSKNGSKRISVIVAGAAKESLYAQPGKSTVSFIHQSKGFVMVALTLPVPLSFGESELLKQISNPEGSXLPTVPDXMLKLMGLAVPLFYARGIFQYSFGLIPYWKPIYAVVGRPIPAQQTLHPTPQPTEELPQTSMRELRXLFNEHKRKYGIPEPQTLVFK, from the exons ATGGCTAGTTATACACTTTGTTTGACTCACTACGGGCCAGTTTCAGTTTCTCAGAAGAGCTTGGACCATGTGTTGAGCAAGAATGGAAGCAAGCGTATT TCAGTCATTGTCGCTGGGGCAGCAAAGGAGTCACTGTATGCCCAACCCGGAAAATCCACCGTG TCATTCATCCACCAGAGCAAAGGATTTGTTATGGTGGCCTTGACCC TGCCAGTGCCACTTTCTTTTGGTGAAAGTGAACTACTTAAACAAATTAGCAACCCTGAAGGCT TGCTTCCAACTGTACCAGACTGAATGCTGAAATTAATGGGGTTAGCTGTACCATTATTCTATGCCAGAGGAATTTTCCAGTACAGCTTTGGCCTGATACCCTATTGGAAACCCATCTACGCTGTTG TTGGCCGCCCCATCCCCGCTCAACAGACCCTGCACCCGACCCCGCAGCCCACTGAGGAGCTGCCCCAGACCTCCATGAGGGAGCTGA GACTATTCAATGAGCACAAACGGAAGTATGGTATTCCAGAGCCCCAAACTCTGGTTTTTAAATGA